One window of Biomphalaria glabrata chromosome 6, xgBioGlab47.1, whole genome shotgun sequence genomic DNA carries:
- the LOC106064571 gene encoding iron-sulfur clusters transporter ABCB7, mitochondrial-like isoform X2: MLKSMLTYIWPKNNTAFRIRVIVALGLLVGAKAVNVTVPFIFKYGVDYLNNPDNWLNLQTPANTIFTAAFAIMLAYGIARTGAAAFNELRNAVFAKVAQSSIRTVARNVFLHLHSMDLNFHLSRQTGALSKAIDRGTRGINFVLSALVFNVAPTILEVSLVSALLYHHCGGKFALVTLGCVASYTIFTLAITQWRTKFRVMMNKADSDAGAKAIDSLINYETVKYFNNEQHEADKYDKQLRKYEVASLKTTVSLALLNWGQNAIFSAGITALMIMTSYNIMAGTMTVGDLVMVNGLLFQLSIPLNFLGSVYREVRQSLIDMHTMFSLLKMTPNIQNHLNAPVLRVSQSEAAITFQDVYFEYVKGHKVLSGLSFNVPTGKKVAIVGGSGSGKSTIVRLLFRFYDPQNGKILINDQEIQAVNLESLRKAIGVVPQDCVLFHDTVYHNIAYGNLSATQEEVYKAAQMSEIHEAILKFPNQYQTQVGERGLKLSGGEKQRIAIARTILKDAPIVIYDEATSSLDTITEQNILQALHRVTRNKTTIVIAHRLSTVVDADEILVLDKGRVVEKGSHFDLMSKPNSIYSELWLKQSSDYNNNNSNDDTKLS, from the exons ATGCTTAAGTCTATGCTTACTTACATTTGGCCAAAGAATAATACAGCTTTTCGAATTCGAGTTATAGTGGCTTTAGGTTTGCTAGTTGGAGCCAAG GCTGTCAATGTAACAGTTCCATTCATATTCAAATATGgtgttgattatttaaacaatCCTGACAACTGGCTAAATTTACAAACTCCGGCAAACACTATTTTCACTGCTGCCTTTGCTATTATGCTTGCCT ATGGAATTGCTCGAACTGGTGCTGCAGCTTTCAATGAGTTGCGGAATGCTGTATTTGCTAAAGTTGCACAAAGTTCTATCAGAACAGTGGctcgaaatgtgtttttacatttgCATTCAATGGATTTGAACTTTCACCTTTCAAGACAAACTGGAGCTTTATCTAAGGCAATAGATCGAGGAACAAG ggGTATTAATTTTGTGCTAAGTGCTTTAGTTTTCAATGTTGCCCCAACAATTTTGGAAGTCAGCCTAGTCAGTGCTCTGCTG TACCATCATTGTGGTGGAAAATTTGCATTGGTTACGCTGGGATGTGTTGCCTCTTACACCATTTTTACTTTGGCTATTACTCAGTGGAG aacaAAGTTTCGTGTGATGATGAATAAGGCAGATTCAGATGCTGGGGCCAAGGCAATAGATTCCTTGATCAACTATGAAACAGTAAAG TATTTTAACAATGAACAGCATGAGGCAGACAAATATGACAAGCAATTAAGAAAATATGAAGTTGCTTCCTTAAAAACCACAGTAAGTCTGGCTTTGCTAAACTGGGGACAGAATGCTATTTTTAGTGCTGGTATCACTGCCTTGATGATAATGACCAGCTATAATATTATGGCAG gTACAATGACTGTTGGTGATCTAGTTATGGTGAATGGTCTACTATTTCAACTATCAATTCCCCTGAATTTTCTTGGCTCTGTATATCGTGAAGTTCGTCAGTCATTAATTGATATGCATACAATGTTCAGTTTATTGAAAATGACGCCAAATATTCAG AATCATTTAAATGCTCCAGTGTTGCGAGTGAGTCAAAGTGAAGCTGCCATCACATTTCAAGATGTTTATTTTGAGTACGTCAAGGGACACAAAGTCTTGAGTGGACTGAGCTTCAATGTACCCACTGGGAAAAAAGTGGCAATAGTTGGAGGAAGTGGATCTGG GAAGTCTACCATAGTTAGACTCTTGTTTAGATTTTATGATCCCCAAAATGGAAAAATATTGATCAACGATCAAGAAATACAGGCAGTTAATCTTGAGAGTTTACGCAAGGCTATTGGTGTTGTTCCACAG GACTGTGTGTTGTTCCACGATACTGTGTATCATAATATAGCCTACGGCAATTTGTCAGCCACTCAAGAGGAAGTGTACAAAGCAGCTCAGATGTCTGAAATACATGAGGCAATACTAAAATTTCCTAATCAATACCAAACTCAAGTTGGAGAGAGAGGACTGAAGCTTTCTG GAGGAGAAAAGCAAAGAATTGCTATAGCTAGGACAATATTAAAAGATGCCCCCATTGTTATTTATGATGAAGCAACTTCTTCTCTAGATACTATTACTGAGCAG AACATACTTCAAGCACTTCATCGAGTGACACGCAATAAAACCACTATTGTCATTGCTCATCGACTTTCTACTGTTGTTGATGCTGATGAGATCCTGGTCTTAGATAAAGGGCGTGTGGTGGAAAAAGGTTCACACTTTGACTTGATGTCAAAACCAAACAGCATCTACTCAGAGCTTTGGCTTAAGCAAAGTTCtgattataacaataataactcTAATGATGACACAAAATTAAGTTAA
- the LOC106064571 gene encoding iron-sulfur clusters transporter ABCB7, mitochondrial-like isoform X1, whose translation MANIVFYRLHLCEMHYKKIVSVTKTLHLQSHFKALHYLKGPTKHCKGLLEKYNERWIQTSKSHRHLTGSNNPENLSRWKRFAIKFGLQKRNWHPGASSLSPLEIESSKIQYKDMLKSMLTYIWPKNNTAFRIRVIVALGLLVGAKAVNVTVPFIFKYGVDYLNNPDNWLNLQTPANTIFTAAFAIMLAYGIARTGAAAFNELRNAVFAKVAQSSIRTVARNVFLHLHSMDLNFHLSRQTGALSKAIDRGTRGINFVLSALVFNVAPTILEVSLVSALLYHHCGGKFALVTLGCVASYTIFTLAITQWRTKFRVMMNKADSDAGAKAIDSLINYETVKYFNNEQHEADKYDKQLRKYEVASLKTTVSLALLNWGQNAIFSAGITALMIMTSYNIMAGTMTVGDLVMVNGLLFQLSIPLNFLGSVYREVRQSLIDMHTMFSLLKMTPNIQNHLNAPVLRVSQSEAAITFQDVYFEYVKGHKVLSGLSFNVPTGKKVAIVGGSGSGKSTIVRLLFRFYDPQNGKILINDQEIQAVNLESLRKAIGVVPQDCVLFHDTVYHNIAYGNLSATQEEVYKAAQMSEIHEAILKFPNQYQTQVGERGLKLSGGEKQRIAIARTILKDAPIVIYDEATSSLDTITEQNILQALHRVTRNKTTIVIAHRLSTVVDADEILVLDKGRVVEKGSHFDLMSKPNSIYSELWLKQSSDYNNNNSNDDTKLS comes from the exons atggcCAATATAGTGTTTTATAGATTACATCTGTGCGAGATGCACTATAAGAAAATTGTAAGTGTGACAAAAACATTGCATTTGCAATCACATTTTAAAGCATTACATTACCTGAAGGGACCAACAAAACACTGCAAAGGTTTATTAGAAAAATACAATGAGAGATGGATACAGACA TCTAAATCTCACAGACACTTAACTGGCAGCAATAATCCAGAGAATCTATCAAGATGGAAAAGG tttgcTATAAAATTTGGATTACAAAAAAGAAACTGGCATCCAGGAGCCTCATCTTTATCTCCCCTAGAAATTGAAAGCAGCAAAATACAGTATAAGGATATGCTTAAGTCTATGCTTACTTACATTTGGCCAAAGAATAATACAGCTTTTCGAATTCGAGTTATAGTGGCTTTAGGTTTGCTAGTTGGAGCCAAG GCTGTCAATGTAACAGTTCCATTCATATTCAAATATGgtgttgattatttaaacaatCCTGACAACTGGCTAAATTTACAAACTCCGGCAAACACTATTTTCACTGCTGCCTTTGCTATTATGCTTGCCT ATGGAATTGCTCGAACTGGTGCTGCAGCTTTCAATGAGTTGCGGAATGCTGTATTTGCTAAAGTTGCACAAAGTTCTATCAGAACAGTGGctcgaaatgtgtttttacatttgCATTCAATGGATTTGAACTTTCACCTTTCAAGACAAACTGGAGCTTTATCTAAGGCAATAGATCGAGGAACAAG ggGTATTAATTTTGTGCTAAGTGCTTTAGTTTTCAATGTTGCCCCAACAATTTTGGAAGTCAGCCTAGTCAGTGCTCTGCTG TACCATCATTGTGGTGGAAAATTTGCATTGGTTACGCTGGGATGTGTTGCCTCTTACACCATTTTTACTTTGGCTATTACTCAGTGGAG aacaAAGTTTCGTGTGATGATGAATAAGGCAGATTCAGATGCTGGGGCCAAGGCAATAGATTCCTTGATCAACTATGAAACAGTAAAG TATTTTAACAATGAACAGCATGAGGCAGACAAATATGACAAGCAATTAAGAAAATATGAAGTTGCTTCCTTAAAAACCACAGTAAGTCTGGCTTTGCTAAACTGGGGACAGAATGCTATTTTTAGTGCTGGTATCACTGCCTTGATGATAATGACCAGCTATAATATTATGGCAG gTACAATGACTGTTGGTGATCTAGTTATGGTGAATGGTCTACTATTTCAACTATCAATTCCCCTGAATTTTCTTGGCTCTGTATATCGTGAAGTTCGTCAGTCATTAATTGATATGCATACAATGTTCAGTTTATTGAAAATGACGCCAAATATTCAG AATCATTTAAATGCTCCAGTGTTGCGAGTGAGTCAAAGTGAAGCTGCCATCACATTTCAAGATGTTTATTTTGAGTACGTCAAGGGACACAAAGTCTTGAGTGGACTGAGCTTCAATGTACCCACTGGGAAAAAAGTGGCAATAGTTGGAGGAAGTGGATCTGG GAAGTCTACCATAGTTAGACTCTTGTTTAGATTTTATGATCCCCAAAATGGAAAAATATTGATCAACGATCAAGAAATACAGGCAGTTAATCTTGAGAGTTTACGCAAGGCTATTGGTGTTGTTCCACAG GACTGTGTGTTGTTCCACGATACTGTGTATCATAATATAGCCTACGGCAATTTGTCAGCCACTCAAGAGGAAGTGTACAAAGCAGCTCAGATGTCTGAAATACATGAGGCAATACTAAAATTTCCTAATCAATACCAAACTCAAGTTGGAGAGAGAGGACTGAAGCTTTCTG GAGGAGAAAAGCAAAGAATTGCTATAGCTAGGACAATATTAAAAGATGCCCCCATTGTTATTTATGATGAAGCAACTTCTTCTCTAGATACTATTACTGAGCAG AACATACTTCAAGCACTTCATCGAGTGACACGCAATAAAACCACTATTGTCATTGCTCATCGACTTTCTACTGTTGTTGATGCTGATGAGATCCTGGTCTTAGATAAAGGGCGTGTGGTGGAAAAAGGTTCACACTTTGACTTGATGTCAAAACCAAACAGCATCTACTCAGAGCTTTGGCTTAAGCAAAGTTCtgattataacaataataactcTAATGATGACACAAAATTAAGTTAA
- the LOC106064572 gene encoding tryptophan--tRNA ligase, mitochondrial-like isoform X2, with protein sequence MLQNRYSGSMLLSIVDLHSITVPQQQQELRQNIIDMTACLLGCGIDTSKTIIFQQSMVPYHTELAWILSCICTIPRIQKLAQWKEKQSKIKEPSVGLLTYPILQAADIMLYKSTLVPVGEDQTQHLELTRDLSRSFNRLRGVLFPECTILLGDVGRIKSLRNPTSKMSKSEPNDKSRIDLTDSPDVIKVKVKKAVTDFISQISYDPDNRPGVSNLIDIHVALTDLSHDEVVEESFLQAEDTSLYKERLAEVIIEKFSPIRKEILRLQADKGYLLDVLRKGSEKASTIAENTIKDVRQYVGLR encoded by the exons ATGCTTCAAAACAGATATTCAGGCAGTATGTTACTAAGCATTGTAGATCTTCATTCTATCACAGTTCCTCAACAGCAACAAGAATTAAG ACAAAACATTATAGACATGACTGCCTGTTTGCTTGGTTGTGGTATTGATACAAGTAAAACTATCATCTTTCAACAGTCAATG GTTCCATATCACACAGAGCTGGCATGGATTCTGTCTTGCATTTGTACCATACCACGTATACAAAAATTAGCCCAGTGGaag gAAAAGCAAAGTAAAATCAAAGAGCCAAGTGTTGGATTACTAACTTATCCAATATTACAGGCAGCTGATATCATGTTGTATAA ATCAACACTTGTTCCTGTTGGTGAAGACCAAACCCAACATTTAGAACTGACAAGAGACCTTTCTCGTTCTTTCAACCGTCTACGTGGTGTATTGTTTCCAGAATGTACAATTTTACTAG GTGATGTTGGAAGGATCAAAAGTTTACGCAACCCAACAAGCAAAATGAGCAAATCTGAACCCAATGATAAGAGCAGAATTGATTTAACAGATTCTCCAGATGTCATCAAAGTGAAAGTGAAGAAAGCAGTTACAGACTTTATCTCACAAATATCTTATGACCCTGACAATCGTCCAGGTGTTTCCAACTTAATAGACATTCATGTGGCCTTGACAGATTTGAGCCATGATGAAGTAGTGGAGGAGTCATTTCTGCAAGCAGAAGACACCAGCTTGTATAAAGAAAGACTTGCAGAAGTCATCATTGAAAAATTTTCACCAATCAGAAAAGAAATATTGAGACTCCAGGCTGATAAGGGTTACTTATTAGATGTTTTAAGAAAAGGATCAGAAAAAGCTTCAACAATAGCTGAAAATACTATTAAAGATGTTAGGCAGTATGTTGGACTTAGGTAA
- the LOC106064572 gene encoding tryptophan--tRNA ligase, mitochondrial-like isoform X1: MILKRYSRLFLKRHFRKNYCSQAASEWATCEPKVFSGIQPTGIPHLGNYVGAISNWLMLQNRYSGSMLLSIVDLHSITVPQQQQELRQNIIDMTACLLGCGIDTSKTIIFQQSMVPYHTELAWILSCICTIPRIQKLAQWKEKQSKIKEPSVGLLTYPILQAADIMLYKSTLVPVGEDQTQHLELTRDLSRSFNRLRGVLFPECTILLGDVGRIKSLRNPTSKMSKSEPNDKSRIDLTDSPDVIKVKVKKAVTDFISQISYDPDNRPGVSNLIDIHVALTDLSHDEVVEESFLQAEDTSLYKERLAEVIIEKFSPIRKEILRLQADKGYLLDVLRKGSEKASTIAENTIKDVRQYVGLR; the protein is encoded by the exons ATGATACTTAAAAGATATTCtcgtttatttttaaaacgtcATTTTAGGAAAAACTATTGTTCCCAG GCAGCTTCGGAATGGGCAACCTGTGAGCCAAAAGTATTTTCTGGTATACAGCCAACAGGTATTCCACATTTAGGAAATTATGTTGGTGCCATCTCAAACTGGTTGATGCTTCAAAACAGATATTCAGGCAGTATGTTACTAAGCATTGTAGATCTTCATTCTATCACAGTTCCTCAACAGCAACAAGAATTAAG ACAAAACATTATAGACATGACTGCCTGTTTGCTTGGTTGTGGTATTGATACAAGTAAAACTATCATCTTTCAACAGTCAATG GTTCCATATCACACAGAGCTGGCATGGATTCTGTCTTGCATTTGTACCATACCACGTATACAAAAATTAGCCCAGTGGaag gAAAAGCAAAGTAAAATCAAAGAGCCAAGTGTTGGATTACTAACTTATCCAATATTACAGGCAGCTGATATCATGTTGTATAA ATCAACACTTGTTCCTGTTGGTGAAGACCAAACCCAACATTTAGAACTGACAAGAGACCTTTCTCGTTCTTTCAACCGTCTACGTGGTGTATTGTTTCCAGAATGTACAATTTTACTAG GTGATGTTGGAAGGATCAAAAGTTTACGCAACCCAACAAGCAAAATGAGCAAATCTGAACCCAATGATAAGAGCAGAATTGATTTAACAGATTCTCCAGATGTCATCAAAGTGAAAGTGAAGAAAGCAGTTACAGACTTTATCTCACAAATATCTTATGACCCTGACAATCGTCCAGGTGTTTCCAACTTAATAGACATTCATGTGGCCTTGACAGATTTGAGCCATGATGAAGTAGTGGAGGAGTCATTTCTGCAAGCAGAAGACACCAGCTTGTATAAAGAAAGACTTGCAGAAGTCATCATTGAAAAATTTTCACCAATCAGAAAAGAAATATTGAGACTCCAGGCTGATAAGGGTTACTTATTAGATGTTTTAAGAAAAGGATCAGAAAAAGCTTCAACAATAGCTGAAAATACTATTAAAGATGTTAGGCAGTATGTTGGACTTAGGTAA